One segment of Rhodopirellula baltica SH 1 DNA contains the following:
- a CDS encoding DoxX family protein — translation MKAKRIGYWVTLALFCLAMAGGGFADLTQNAAIMESMTRLGFPSYVATILGFWKIAGVVALLLPGFGRLKEWAYAGFFFDLTGATAAHLFVKDAMPEPIVPLIILAIGMASWYLRPASRCIGQMSIAAAADRTTHSVSDS, via the coding sequence ATGAAAGCGAAACGAATTGGTTACTGGGTCACGTTGGCGTTGTTCTGTCTTGCGATGGCAGGCGGCGGATTTGCGGATTTGACACAGAACGCAGCCATCATGGAGTCGATGACAAGACTGGGATTTCCAAGCTATGTGGCGACCATCTTGGGCTTTTGGAAAATTGCTGGAGTGGTCGCTCTTTTGCTGCCAGGGTTCGGGCGGTTGAAGGAGTGGGCTTACGCAGGCTTCTTCTTCGATCTGACGGGAGCCACTGCGGCTCACTTGTTTGTCAAAGATGCGATGCCCGAGCCGATCGTGCCGTTGATCATCCTGGCAATCGGAATGGCGTCTTGGTATCTCCGCCCCGCGTCACGCTGCATTGGGCAGATGTCGATCGCAGCGGCCGCCGACAGGACGACGCATTCTGTCAGCGATTCATGA
- the ygiD gene encoding 4,5-DOPA-extradiol-dioxygenase, translating into MLRQNFLKTIAMASGAVTIGASLQAMAETLPEDGNVMPAFFIGHGSPMNALGDNEFTRGWKAAMEDVPKPKAILCVSAHWLTRGTWVTAMDRPKTIHDFGGFPRELSEAQYAAPGDPKLAGLVSDTVKGTPVGLDQGWGLDHGTWSVLKPVFPMADIPVVQVSIDIAKPGAWHYGLAKELMSLRRRGVLIIGSGNIVHNLGLMNFQNFERGFDWAIEIDETIKQLILNRDHGKLCDYRSLGKSAKLAIPTPDHYYPLLYALALQDANEEATIFNDKAVAGSITMTSVRIG; encoded by the coding sequence ATGTTACGCCAAAATTTCTTGAAGACGATCGCAATGGCAAGTGGAGCTGTGACGATAGGAGCCTCGCTGCAAGCGATGGCAGAGACATTGCCCGAAGATGGCAACGTGATGCCCGCTTTCTTCATCGGCCACGGTAGCCCTATGAACGCGCTGGGAGACAACGAGTTCACTCGCGGTTGGAAAGCGGCGATGGAGGACGTGCCCAAGCCTAAAGCGATCCTTTGTGTTTCTGCTCACTGGCTAACGCGTGGAACGTGGGTCACTGCAATGGACCGACCGAAAACGATTCATGATTTTGGTGGATTCCCTCGCGAACTTTCGGAAGCTCAGTACGCGGCACCGGGTGATCCTAAATTGGCCGGGCTGGTCAGCGACACGGTGAAAGGCACGCCCGTTGGTTTGGATCAAGGTTGGGGACTGGATCACGGTACTTGGTCGGTGCTCAAGCCTGTTTTCCCAATGGCAGACATCCCTGTGGTGCAAGTCAGCATCGACATTGCGAAACCGGGAGCGTGGCACTATGGATTGGCGAAGGAGCTGATGAGTCTTCGCCGTCGAGGTGTGTTGATCATCGGCAGCGGCAACATTGTTCACAATTTGGGATTGATGAACTTTCAAAACTTCGAACGAGGATTTGATTGGGCAATTGAAATCGATGAGACGATCAAGCAACTGATTTTGAATCGTGATCATGGCAAGCTTTGCGACTATCGATCGCTCGGCAAGTCAGCAAAACTCGCGATTCCGACACCTGATCATTACTATCCGTTGCTCTACGCATTGGCTTTGCAGGATGCAAACGAGGAAGCCACGATTTTCAACGACAAAGCAGTTGCGGGATCCATCACGATGACCTCTGTGCGGATCGGCTGA
- a CDS encoding VF530 family protein, whose product MSDPQPNPPESNGSLDSNRSAESDSAPVSKGTQPSGSQPNDPLHGVTLKAMVEYLVDEYGWERLGERIRIDCFTYDPSINSSLKFLRKTEWARAKVERLYLDSISYDERKGKRASQATETPAMPGNVWERARRRDANDD is encoded by the coding sequence ATGAGTGATCCCCAGCCCAATCCGCCCGAGTCAAATGGTTCGCTCGATTCCAACCGTTCGGCCGAGTCTGACAGTGCGCCTGTGTCGAAAGGGACGCAGCCCAGTGGCTCGCAGCCCAACGATCCGCTGCACGGCGTGACGCTAAAAGCGATGGTGGAATACTTGGTCGACGAGTATGGCTGGGAGCGGTTGGGGGAACGAATTCGCATCGACTGCTTCACGTACGACCCAAGCATCAACAGCAGTCTGAAGTTTCTTCGAAAGACAGAATGGGCTCGGGCCAAGGTCGAACGGCTGTACCTGGACTCAATCAGCTATGACGAACGGAAGGGCAAGCGAGCGTCTCAAGCTACGGAAACTCCCGCGATGCCGGGCAACGTTTGGGAACGTGCTCGACGTCGCGATGCGAACGACGACTGA
- a CDS encoding acetate/propionate family kinase: MNVLVFNVGSTTLKYACIDAETEEVISSGLVDRIGQPGGDAINHIVAAKIAIDEVGLNNVCVIGHRIVQGGDLFLEPTVVTPDVLKRLRTLDTLAPLHNPAARSVVEGLVGIGTPQTLVFDTSYFATLSPAAYRYAVPEDWYQKHAVRRYGFHGTSHQYVTQKAIRFIGGNDESRIISLHLGGGASATASIGGHAVDTSMGMTPLEGLVMATRSGDLDPAIVLHMTEHAGFEPSDVRNSLNRKSGLLGLCGDQDMRTVLKRRQAGDPAATLAIDIYVRRIIKTVGSYIAILGGLDALVFTAGVGQHSSEIRGLVCDSLQHFGISLSEEKNQSCCDDPADISAPDARVRTLVVDTNEELAIARLVRNRAT, from the coding sequence ATGAATGTCTTGGTTTTCAATGTCGGCAGCACAACGCTGAAGTACGCGTGCATTGACGCCGAAACCGAAGAAGTCATCTCATCGGGATTGGTCGACCGAATTGGACAACCCGGCGGAGACGCCATCAACCACATTGTGGCTGCCAAGATTGCGATCGACGAAGTCGGGCTGAACAACGTTTGCGTGATCGGGCACCGAATCGTGCAAGGCGGCGACCTGTTTCTGGAACCCACCGTCGTTACGCCTGACGTTCTGAAGCGTCTGCGCACGCTGGACACACTGGCTCCTCTGCACAATCCAGCCGCCCGCTCGGTAGTGGAAGGCTTGGTCGGAATTGGAACGCCCCAAACCCTGGTCTTTGACACGTCTTACTTCGCAACGCTTTCACCAGCCGCGTATCGCTACGCCGTTCCCGAAGACTGGTATCAGAAACATGCCGTTCGTCGTTACGGTTTTCACGGAACGTCGCACCAGTACGTCACTCAGAAAGCGATCCGGTTCATCGGTGGCAACGATGAATCTCGCATCATCTCACTGCATCTCGGTGGCGGTGCCAGTGCAACCGCATCGATCGGCGGTCACGCCGTGGACACATCGATGGGAATGACGCCGCTGGAAGGACTGGTGATGGCAACTCGCTCGGGCGATTTGGATCCAGCAATTGTGCTTCATATGACCGAACACGCCGGGTTCGAACCGAGCGATGTACGAAACTCGCTGAATCGAAAAAGCGGACTGCTTGGGCTGTGCGGCGACCAAGACATGCGGACAGTACTCAAACGCCGGCAGGCTGGCGATCCAGCCGCAACGCTCGCGATTGACATATACGTTCGCCGAATCATCAAAACGGTCGGCAGCTACATCGCCATCCTGGGCGGTTTAGATGCGTTGGTCTTCACCGCCGGCGTCGGACAACATTCATCTGAAATCCGCGGGTTGGTTTGCGATTCACTCCAGCATTTTGGAATTTCGTTGTCAGAGGAAAAGAACCAATCCTGCTGCGACGACCCAGCCGATATTTCCGCACCAGACGCTCGTGTCCGCACTCTGGTGGTCGACACCAATGAAGAACTGGCCATCGCAAGACTTGTCCGCAACCGAGCAACTTGA
- the pta gene encoding phosphate acetyltransferase — MIQRSVYIGTNGNATGKRMVALGMMELAARRFGRVAFFRPVVHVGPNEDQSIRMMRSRYGIVTPADEMFGVTRAQARQMLADDRYSNLIQLIQQRFKSLEAKADFVVVEGTSYQGLAPELEFELNADIAANIGSRVLSVYAMGDRSVDECVQSVLIGNESFVDRGAQLIATIINKVPDDQSTALNAAIKTSKLDSKAPLYFLPDEPLLRQPTVREIQSGIGAKLVSGDESSLDREVAVRKVAAMQLPGFLERLSNAALVMTPGDRSDILVGCVLACSQPDGPSPAAVVLTGGILPPPSIRRLVENANALPILVAIEDTYTVASKAAEVRAEIGDHSPRKIESAIGVFERHVDTDSLADRLQAPIVPRITPMLFEHSLIQRARQQRVKIVLPEATEPRILQAVDVLRRRDVTDVVLLGDPNLIAAAAARAGVMLPNDGLEIIDPATSPLRNSFASEYYQLRKHKGVTTDIAHDRMIDVTYFGTMLVHRGLAGGLVSGAVHTTANTIRPAFEFIRTRPDVNVVSSVFLMCLKNGVLVYGDCAVIPNPTAEQLTEIAISSAETAVQFGIEPRIAMLSYSTGESGHGEDVDKVREATAMVRKRRPDLLVEGPLQYDAAVDPDVAATKMPGNPVAGQATVLVFPDLNTGNNLYKAVQRSAGAIAIGPVLQGLNKPVNDLSRGCTVTDIVNTVAITAIQAQTVAS, encoded by the coding sequence TTGATTCAACGCAGCGTCTACATTGGCACCAACGGCAACGCGACCGGTAAACGCATGGTCGCCCTGGGGATGATGGAATTGGCGGCTCGGCGATTCGGTCGGGTGGCTTTCTTTCGCCCGGTCGTCCATGTCGGCCCCAACGAAGACCAAAGCATCCGCATGATGCGATCCCGGTATGGGATCGTCACTCCCGCCGATGAGATGTTCGGTGTCACACGGGCACAAGCCCGACAAATGTTGGCGGATGACCGATACAGCAACCTCATTCAGCTCATTCAACAACGCTTCAAGTCATTGGAAGCGAAGGCCGACTTTGTTGTCGTCGAAGGCACCAGCTACCAAGGCCTCGCACCGGAGTTGGAGTTTGAACTGAATGCGGACATCGCCGCCAACATCGGTTCGCGAGTTCTCTCTGTTTACGCAATGGGCGATCGCTCAGTCGATGAATGCGTTCAATCCGTGCTGATTGGAAACGAGAGTTTTGTGGATCGAGGCGCCCAGTTGATCGCGACGATCATCAACAAAGTCCCCGACGATCAATCGACTGCTCTGAACGCGGCGATCAAGACATCAAAATTGGATTCCAAAGCACCTCTGTACTTTCTTCCCGATGAGCCGTTGCTTCGCCAACCAACGGTCCGTGAAATTCAATCCGGCATCGGTGCCAAACTGGTTTCTGGCGATGAGTCCTCCCTGGATCGTGAAGTCGCGGTTCGCAAAGTCGCGGCGATGCAACTGCCTGGCTTTTTGGAACGGTTGTCCAACGCGGCCTTGGTGATGACACCCGGTGACCGCAGCGACATCCTGGTCGGCTGCGTGCTGGCTTGTTCGCAACCCGACGGACCATCGCCGGCTGCGGTCGTACTGACCGGCGGAATCCTGCCACCTCCATCCATCCGGCGTTTAGTGGAAAACGCGAACGCATTGCCGATTTTGGTTGCTATTGAAGACACTTACACGGTCGCCTCCAAGGCCGCTGAGGTTCGCGCCGAAATCGGAGATCACTCCCCGAGAAAGATTGAATCTGCGATCGGAGTCTTCGAACGTCACGTCGACACGGACTCGCTGGCCGATCGACTGCAAGCTCCCATCGTTCCGCGAATCACGCCGATGCTGTTTGAACACTCGTTGATCCAGCGGGCAAGACAACAACGCGTCAAAATCGTATTGCCCGAAGCAACCGAACCGCGAATCCTGCAAGCCGTCGATGTGTTGCGGCGTCGCGATGTGACCGATGTGGTACTGCTCGGCGATCCCAATCTGATTGCCGCCGCGGCGGCGCGGGCGGGCGTCATGCTTCCCAACGACGGGCTCGAGATCATTGATCCCGCGACCAGTCCACTCAGGAACTCGTTCGCTAGTGAGTACTATCAGCTTCGTAAACACAAAGGCGTCACCACCGACATCGCTCATGACCGAATGATCGATGTCACGTATTTTGGCACGATGCTCGTGCATCGCGGTTTGGCGGGCGGTTTGGTTTCCGGCGCGGTTCACACCACCGCCAATACCATCCGTCCCGCGTTTGAATTCATTCGCACGCGACCTGATGTCAACGTGGTCAGCAGTGTATTTCTGATGTGTTTGAAGAATGGGGTGCTGGTGTACGGTGACTGCGCAGTGATCCCCAATCCGACCGCCGAGCAACTGACTGAAATTGCAATCAGCAGTGCTGAAACAGCCGTGCAGTTTGGCATTGAACCGCGAATTGCCATGCTGTCTTATTCCACCGGCGAAAGTGGCCATGGAGAAGATGTTGACAAGGTGCGCGAGGCGACGGCGATGGTTCGCAAACGACGGCCTGATTTGCTGGTCGAAGGCCCCCTGCAATACGACGCCGCCGTCGATCCCGACGTCGCCGCAACGAAGATGCCGGGCAACCCCGTCGCGGGACAAGCCACCGTGTTGGTCTTCCCCGACCTGAACACCGGCAACAACTTGTACAAAGCCGTCCAGCGATCCGCGGGTGCCATCGCAATTGGTCCCGTCCTGCAAGGATTGAACAAACCGGTCAACGATCTCTCTCGCGGATGCACAGTGACGGACATCGTCAACACCGTCGCGATCACGGCCATCCAAGCACAAACGGTGGCTTCATGA
- a CDS encoding helix-turn-helix domain-containing protein: MDVLADFLSVAGMVAHLEESLSGGKTWVHQVASIPRSSPTVAVAAQRLSFYAVVSGQIRFTSAAAEHSLNSGDTIFAIEGQEHRLESRSEDTRVTTGQIEFTSGSIGLSVLNLASTIIVRSNDESLSSELVRRLGTEIEEQRGGWKSVSLGIVNALFIAALRSGGNCSKSNSESNGWLRAMADDEIGAALKLMHERPEHRWTVAELANELSVSRSAFAARFKTITGRPPLEYLTWWRLQRAAARLRTGDVTLTEVTRNSGYQSEAAFGKAFRREFGISPGQLRRQAKAKSHTSSQLQLELKKRDPFTVPEQEAGLNLIKTAEWMQEPFISLLNQHGLFGSLYNILRILRGKGIPQAQDELLNQLLLPEDDIQSLVDQLVSAQLVSVSHPNRMLSITEAGTQLLSKLDSPILALHRRQLSHFSEGELAEFNRLLVKARNPAG, encoded by the coding sequence ATGGACGTTCTTGCTGATTTCTTGAGTGTTGCTGGGATGGTTGCCCACCTCGAAGAATCACTGAGCGGAGGAAAGACGTGGGTCCATCAGGTTGCATCCATCCCCCGATCCTCCCCCACAGTGGCAGTAGCAGCACAGCGGCTGTCCTTCTACGCGGTTGTCAGCGGACAAATCCGTTTCACGTCCGCCGCCGCTGAGCATTCGCTGAACAGCGGCGATACGATCTTCGCCATCGAAGGTCAGGAGCACCGACTCGAATCGCGTTCCGAAGACACGCGAGTCACGACTGGCCAAATTGAGTTCACTTCGGGTTCCATCGGCCTCTCAGTACTTAACTTGGCTTCGACGATCATCGTTCGGTCGAATGATGAATCACTTTCAAGCGAACTGGTTCGTCGCTTAGGAACAGAAATCGAGGAACAGCGAGGTGGCTGGAAGTCGGTGAGCTTGGGCATCGTCAATGCATTGTTCATTGCCGCTCTCAGATCGGGAGGAAACTGTTCCAAGTCAAACAGCGAAAGCAATGGTTGGCTTCGCGCCATGGCAGACGACGAAATTGGGGCGGCGTTGAAATTGATGCACGAACGTCCCGAGCATCGCTGGACAGTCGCCGAATTGGCAAATGAGTTGTCCGTCTCTCGATCAGCTTTTGCTGCACGATTCAAAACGATCACGGGACGACCGCCCCTCGAGTATCTGACTTGGTGGCGTTTGCAGCGAGCCGCCGCGAGACTTCGCACCGGTGATGTAACCTTGACCGAAGTCACTCGAAATTCTGGCTACCAATCCGAAGCCGCATTCGGAAAAGCGTTTCGACGCGAGTTCGGAATTTCGCCCGGGCAACTTCGTCGACAAGCAAAAGCGAAATCGCACACGTCTTCCCAACTGCAGTTGGAACTCAAGAAACGCGATCCCTTCACCGTTCCTGAACAAGAGGCTGGACTCAATCTGATCAAAACCGCGGAATGGATGCAGGAACCATTCATCTCGTTGCTGAATCAACACGGACTATTCGGTTCGCTCTACAACATCTTGCGAATCCTGCGCGGGAAAGGCATTCCTCAGGCACAGGACGAACTCTTGAACCAATTGCTTCTTCCGGAAGATGATATTCAATCGCTTGTCGACCAATTGGTTTCAGCACAACTGGTTTCTGTCTCCCACCCGAACCGCATGCTGTCGATCACGGAAGCCGGCACACAACTCCTCTCCAAACTCGACAGCCCCATCCTGGCCCTGCATCGTCGACAACTCTCTCACTTTTCCGAAGGCGAACTTGCTGAGTTCAACCGCCTGCTTGTCAAAGCCCGCAATCCCGCCGGCTAA
- a CDS encoding aldo/keto reductase, whose protein sequence is METRRLGRTDLQTSVLSIGGLYTSSLAGGVAESKRIMQRAMDLGVNALDTAPAYADSEATVGEAIAGIDAPLIVTTKLGGRPQPFDPQDINGLRHSVDESLRLLGRDHIDVLMVHEPDRPQQYPWWSSYEPLEGPALDLMDELKAAGKIRYTGLAGTTVTELTSLVKSNRFDVVLTAFNYNVLFREAADSVIPAAVENDMGIVLGSAYGQGFLTRRADNEVLAKPIWLAEARQQQLLAYYELLDQAAMPAFELCLRFVLSNPSISTIPIGCKTADHLDTSVKAAAKGPLPPDILHRLDEIASMVPFRPWEEPMILPFGKSYFGPGIANMGAAVQVGKLKPEEN, encoded by the coding sequence ATGGAAACAAGACGACTCGGTCGAACCGACCTTCAAACCAGCGTCCTATCAATCGGCGGGCTCTACACCTCTTCGCTTGCAGGCGGCGTGGCCGAATCCAAACGGATCATGCAACGAGCGATGGACCTGGGCGTCAACGCACTCGACACCGCACCTGCTTATGCTGACAGTGAAGCAACCGTGGGCGAAGCGATTGCGGGGATCGATGCACCGCTAATCGTGACCACCAAACTAGGCGGTCGACCTCAGCCGTTTGATCCTCAGGACATCAACGGACTTCGTCACTCGGTTGACGAAAGCCTTCGCCTTCTCGGTCGTGATCACATTGACGTATTGATGGTGCACGAACCCGACCGACCGCAACAATATCCTTGGTGGTCCAGCTACGAACCGTTGGAAGGTCCGGCATTGGATCTGATGGATGAACTCAAAGCGGCCGGAAAGATTCGCTACACCGGACTGGCCGGCACCACCGTCACTGAGTTGACGTCATTGGTCAAAAGCAATCGGTTCGACGTCGTGTTGACCGCTTTCAACTACAACGTGCTCTTCCGTGAAGCAGCCGACTCGGTGATCCCTGCCGCAGTCGAAAACGACATGGGCATCGTTCTGGGGTCGGCGTACGGGCAAGGCTTCTTGACTCGTCGTGCTGACAACGAAGTCCTCGCGAAACCGATTTGGTTGGCTGAGGCTCGTCAACAACAACTGCTTGCTTACTACGAGCTGCTCGACCAAGCAGCCATGCCCGCGTTTGAATTGTGCCTCCGCTTCGTGCTGTCGAACCCATCGATTTCGACCATTCCCATCGGTTGCAAGACAGCGGATCATTTGGATACCAGCGTCAAGGCAGCCGCGAAAGGTCCGCTGCCGCCAGACATCCTCCACCGACTCGACGAGATCGCTTCCATGGTGCCATTCCGTCCTTGGGAAGAACCCATGATTCTGCCATTCGGAAAGTCTTACTTTGGCCCGGGCATCGCCAATATGGGTGCGGCGGTCCAGGTGGGAAAACTAAAACCCGAGGAAAATTGA